One stretch of Qipengyuania gelatinilytica DNA includes these proteins:
- the ribB gene encoding 3,4-dihydroxy-2-butanone-4-phosphate synthase gives MNTIEKVRTIVGNGLMTRAGLARAAGLHANTLRDCTEEGWNPTAETLGKLEAFLEANDETPVIVGAEEIIDEARNGRMFILVDDEDRENEGDLVIPAQMATPNAINFMATHGRGLICLSLDTKRVKALGLEPMSRDNRESMQTAFTISIEAKTGVTTGISAADRSRTVSVAIDPTKGPDDIVTPGHVFPLTARDGGVLVRAGHTEAAVDISRLAGLNPSGVICEIMKDDGTMARLDDLVTFARKHDMKIGTIRDLIEYRMRYDHLVERIAEDTFDSDYGGAWRMLTYRNTVDGSESYVLQKGEVKEGAPTLTRVHPISIFDDVLGKPGPRKRTLQRAMQAVGEHGSGVIVIITGRPAAGYGESEAERNVGIGSQILADLGVEDMILLSNSQPNVVAIEGYGLNIVDHMPIPE, from the coding sequence ATGAACACGATCGAAAAGGTCCGCACCATCGTCGGCAACGGTCTCATGACCCGTGCCGGCCTCGCCCGCGCCGCCGGGCTCCATGCCAATACGCTCCGTGACTGCACCGAGGAAGGTTGGAACCCGACGGCCGAAACCCTCGGCAAGCTCGAGGCCTTCCTTGAAGCCAATGACGAGACGCCTGTCATCGTCGGCGCGGAAGAGATTATCGACGAAGCCCGCAATGGCCGAATGTTCATCCTGGTCGATGACGAGGACCGCGAGAACGAGGGCGACCTGGTCATCCCGGCGCAGATGGCGACGCCCAATGCCATCAACTTCATGGCAACCCACGGTCGCGGGCTGATCTGCCTTTCGCTCGATACGAAGCGCGTGAAGGCGCTCGGCCTCGAGCCGATGAGCCGCGACAACCGGGAAAGCATGCAGACCGCTTTCACTATTTCCATCGAAGCCAAGACGGGTGTGACCACCGGCATCAGCGCGGCAGACCGCTCGCGCACCGTCTCGGTCGCAATCGACCCCACCAAGGGCCCCGACGACATTGTCACGCCGGGCCACGTCTTCCCGCTCACCGCACGCGATGGCGGCGTCCTCGTCCGTGCCGGTCATACCGAAGCTGCGGTAGATATCTCGCGTCTGGCCGGCCTCAATCCTTCTGGCGTGATCTGCGAGATCATGAAGGACGACGGGACCATGGCGCGGCTCGATGACCTGGTGACCTTCGCGCGCAAGCACGACATGAAGATCGGCACGATCCGCGACCTGATCGAATACCGCATGCGGTACGACCACCTGGTCGAGCGGATTGCAGAAGACACGTTCGATTCCGATTACGGCGGTGCTTGGCGCATGCTGACGTACCGCAACACGGTCGACGGCAGCGAAAGCTATGTCCTCCAGAAGGGCGAAGTGAAGGAAGGCGCGCCTACCCTCACCCGCGTACACCCGATTTCGATCTTCGATGACGTCCTTGGCAAGCCGGGGCCGCGCAAGCGCACACTGCAGCGCGCCATGCAGGCCGTCGGCGAACATGGCTCGGGCGTGATCGTGATCATCACCGGGCGTCCCGCCGCCGGTTACGGCGAAAGCGAGGCCGAACGTAATGTCGGCATCGGTTCGCAAATCCTTGCCGACCTCGGTGTCGAGGACATGATCCTGCTCAGCAATTCGCAACCCAACGTCGTCGCGATCGAGGGCTACGGCCTCAATATCGTCGACCACATGCCCATTCCGGAGTGA
- the ribH gene encoding 6,7-dimethyl-8-ribityllumazine synthase has product MANFLIVEARFYDHLNDMLVAGAKAALEAAGHSVEVLTVPGALEIPGAIAMAAETGRYDGFVAIGVVIRGETYHFEIVAGESARGIMALTMDGIAIGNGIITVENEEQAIVRADPTKKDKGGEAAKAALALLDLRGRFAA; this is encoded by the coding sequence ATGGCCAATTTCCTGATCGTCGAAGCGCGCTTTTACGACCATCTGAACGACATGCTGGTCGCAGGTGCAAAAGCTGCGCTCGAGGCAGCCGGACACAGCGTGGAGGTACTCACCGTTCCAGGCGCGCTCGAGATCCCCGGTGCAATCGCCATGGCGGCCGAAACCGGACGTTATGACGGCTTCGTCGCTATTGGCGTGGTCATCCGCGGCGAGACTTACCACTTCGAAATCGTGGCAGGCGAAAGCGCTCGCGGCATCATGGCGCTGACCATGGATGGCATCGCAATCGGCAACGGCATCATCACGGTCGAAAACGAAGAGCAGGCTATCGTGCGGGCCGACCCGACCAAGAAAGACAAGGGCGGGGAAGCCGCGAAGGCAGCACTCGCATTGCTCGATCTCCGGGGCCGCTTCGCAGCCTAG
- a CDS encoding rod shape-determining protein MreD, with amino-acid sequence MERNDPRARSDAYGSRINRSHSPFLANVIPWASIMLASLLPVFAIAAALPMVPPLGYLMLVGWRLVRPGLLPIWAGFPLGLFDDLFSGQPFGFAILLWSLTMLVIEAIELRLPWRAFWQDWFTAGILTVSYLLFGWLLSGATPSIPSLVALVPQLVLSILLFPILARIVARLDELRLKRWKRV; translated from the coding sequence ATGGAGCGTAACGATCCGCGCGCGCGAAGCGACGCATACGGCAGCAGGATCAATCGCTCGCACTCGCCGTTTCTCGCCAACGTCATTCCCTGGGCCAGTATCATGCTGGCATCGCTCCTCCCGGTATTCGCGATCGCGGCAGCCCTGCCCATGGTGCCGCCGCTCGGTTACCTGATGCTGGTCGGATGGAGACTTGTGCGTCCCGGACTGCTGCCTATCTGGGCAGGCTTCCCGCTCGGGCTGTTCGATGACCTGTTCAGCGGCCAGCCCTTCGGCTTCGCAATCCTGCTATGGTCGTTGACGATGCTGGTGATCGAGGCCATCGAACTGCGCCTCCCGTGGCGCGCTTTCTGGCAGGATTGGTTCACCGCCGGTATATTAACCGTGAGCTATCTGCTGTTCGGCTGGTTGTTGTCCGGCGCCACTCCTTCCATACCTTCGCTTGTCGCTCTCGTGCCCCAACTTGTCCTTTCAATCCTGCTGTTTCCCATCCTCGCCCGCATCGTTGCGCGGCTCGACGAATTGCGCCTGAAGCGCTGGAAGCGCGTCTGA
- the eno gene encoding phosphopyruvate hydratase → MTAIIDIHAREILDSRGNPTVEVDVLLEDGSFGRAAVPSGASTGAHEAVELRDGDKARYLGKGVTKAVDAVNTEIRDLLIGNFDAEDQRDIDHSMIALDNTPNKGRLGANGILGVSMATAKAAANARGLPLYSYIGGVSAHVLPVPMMNIINGGEHADNPIDIQEFMVMPVGADSLVEAVRWGAEVFHTLKKKLHEKGLATSVGDEGGFAPNLASTRDALDFIMASIEQAGFKPGKDIVLALDCASTEFFKDGKYEISGEKLSLTGVEMAEYLDKLCAEYPIRSIEDGMAEDDFEGWKALTDRIGNSVQLVGDDLFVTNPQRLREGIVQGLANSLLVKVNQIGTLSETLDAVNIANRAGYTAVMSHRSGETEDATIADLAVATNCGQIKTGSLARSDRLAKYNQLIRIEEELGDSALYAGRDCLGKIVC, encoded by the coding sequence ATGACCGCAATCATCGACATCCACGCTCGTGAAATCCTCGACAGTCGGGGCAATCCCACGGTCGAAGTCGACGTTTTGCTTGAAGATGGAAGCTTCGGCCGCGCTGCGGTGCCTTCGGGTGCCTCGACCGGCGCGCATGAAGCCGTCGAGCTGCGCGATGGCGACAAGGCCCGCTACCTCGGCAAGGGCGTCACCAAGGCGGTCGACGCGGTCAATACCGAGATCCGCGACCTGCTGATCGGTAACTTCGATGCCGAAGACCAGCGCGATATCGATCACTCGATGATTGCCCTCGACAATACGCCCAACAAGGGGCGCCTTGGCGCGAACGGCATCCTTGGTGTCAGCATGGCAACCGCAAAGGCTGCGGCAAATGCTCGCGGATTGCCGCTCTACAGCTACATCGGCGGCGTTTCGGCGCACGTCCTTCCGGTCCCGATGATGAACATCATCAACGGCGGCGAGCATGCCGACAACCCGATCGACATCCAGGAATTCATGGTCATGCCCGTGGGAGCCGACAGCCTGGTGGAGGCCGTGCGCTGGGGTGCCGAGGTGTTCCATACGCTCAAGAAGAAGCTGCATGAAAAGGGTCTCGCCACCTCGGTTGGAGACGAGGGCGGCTTCGCCCCGAACCTTGCAAGCACGCGCGATGCGCTCGATTTCATCATGGCATCGATCGAACAGGCCGGCTTCAAGCCGGGTAAAGACATCGTTCTCGCGCTCGATTGCGCATCGACCGAATTCTTCAAGGACGGCAAGTACGAGATCTCTGGCGAGAAGCTTTCGCTGACCGGCGTGGAAATGGCCGAATATCTCGACAAGCTGTGCGCCGAGTATCCGATCCGTTCGATCGAGGACGGCATGGCCGAAGACGACTTCGAAGGCTGGAAGGCCTTGACCGATCGGATCGGAAACAGCGTGCAGCTGGTAGGCGACGACCTCTTCGTCACCAACCCGCAGCGCCTGCGCGAAGGTATCGTCCAGGGTCTCGCCAACTCGCTGCTCGTCAAGGTCAACCAGATCGGCACGCTGTCCGAAACGCTCGACGCGGTGAACATCGCAAACCGCGCGGGCTACACTGCAGTCATGTCGCACCGTTCGGGCGAGACCGAGGATGCCACCATTGCCGATCTCGCGGTTGCCACCAACTGCGGCCAGATCAAGACCGGCAGCCTTGCGCGCAGCGACCGGCTCGCCAAGTACAACCAGCTCATCCGCATCGAGGAAGAGCTGGGCGACAGCGCGCTCTATGCGGGCCGCGACTGTCTCGGAAAGATCGTCTGCTGA
- a CDS encoding aminoglycoside phosphotransferase family protein, producing the protein MAGFPVLPDEVTPDWLGAILGTQVSSVRWEPIGTGQVGDSVRFHLEGEGVPPTLAGKFPAADAASRGTAVQFGLYRKEVEFYRQAAPLVDVRAPGVHFAVVTEDGAEFCLLFEDLAPARQGDQIAGCGIEDARQAIRQAAAIHAPSWGRADILQAEWVQPPENLGATVSMMYPQAQAIFRERYASSLEPELMDLCDGLAQRAAQYFQRDAEPRCLVHGDFRLDNMLFDVRGGAEPIAILDWQTTTVGNPMNDVGYFLGCGIGQLGLDHEGELLDLYYAEMAQRGVEIDPDRMTRDYSLGILHGVSTAVFSAAFVERTPRGDDNFLSMARGACSLALRHDSLSVL; encoded by the coding sequence TTGGCAGGTTTTCCGGTTCTTCCTGACGAGGTGACGCCCGACTGGCTCGGCGCCATTCTGGGCACGCAGGTTTCATCGGTCCGCTGGGAGCCGATCGGAACGGGTCAGGTCGGCGACAGCGTCCGTTTCCATCTCGAAGGCGAAGGCGTTCCGCCAACATTGGCCGGCAAGTTTCCAGCGGCCGATGCGGCTAGCCGCGGGACTGCGGTCCAGTTCGGCCTCTACCGCAAGGAAGTGGAATTTTACCGACAGGCGGCGCCATTGGTCGACGTACGCGCGCCGGGTGTGCACTTTGCAGTCGTTACCGAAGATGGCGCGGAATTCTGCCTGCTCTTCGAAGATCTCGCTCCGGCACGGCAGGGCGACCAGATCGCGGGGTGCGGTATCGAAGATGCCCGGCAGGCCATTCGGCAGGCCGCCGCCATTCATGCGCCGAGCTGGGGGAGGGCGGACATCCTGCAGGCCGAGTGGGTCCAGCCGCCCGAAAATCTCGGCGCGACAGTCAGCATGATGTATCCGCAGGCCCAGGCCATATTCCGCGAGCGTTACGCCTCATCGCTGGAGCCGGAACTGATGGATTTGTGTGACGGGCTGGCACAACGCGCCGCGCAATATTTCCAGCGCGACGCGGAACCCCGGTGCCTCGTCCACGGCGACTTCCGCCTCGACAACATGCTCTTCGATGTACGCGGCGGGGCGGAGCCCATCGCCATCCTCGACTGGCAGACGACGACAGTCGGCAACCCGATGAACGATGTCGGCTATTTTCTTGGTTGCGGGATCGGCCAGCTCGGCCTCGATCATGAAGGCGAGCTGCTCGATCTCTACTATGCCGAGATGGCGCAGCGCGGGGTCGAGATCGATCCGGATCGGATGACCCGCGATTACAGCCTAGGCATTTTGCACGGGGTTTCGACTGCCGTGTTCAGCGCGGCCTTTGTCGAGAGGACGCCGCGCGGGGATGACAATTTCCTGTCCATGGCCCGCGGTGCCTGTTCACTGGCGCTCCGCCACGATAGCCTGTCCGTGCTTTAG
- a CDS encoding helix-turn-helix transcriptional regulator, with the protein MQEFAAHFEKIDDGEEILAYVYAFASERGATALSYHCFPRFETPNSERTFVHGIGFPEGALETFVEEGLMKIDPVPALVFANPPILSWHKAVAMTADDPVAVNYFKRMREFGQLNGVSFSLYGPQSRDGYAAMVFEKPPGEMPEGLITLLHGIMQAAHVKICQITVHGEEAVDLSERELEVLHWMSLGKSAANIATILSISPDTVKTYVKRLYEKLGVGDKVAATVKGLRLGLIHF; encoded by the coding sequence ATGCAGGAATTTGCAGCACATTTCGAGAAAATCGACGATGGCGAGGAGATCCTCGCATACGTATACGCGTTTGCCTCGGAACGTGGTGCTACGGCCCTGAGCTACCACTGCTTCCCGCGGTTCGAGACGCCCAACTCCGAGCGGACATTCGTACACGGCATAGGATTTCCGGAAGGTGCGCTGGAGACTTTCGTCGAGGAGGGGTTGATGAAAATCGACCCGGTACCTGCGCTCGTATTCGCAAATCCACCCATCCTTAGCTGGCACAAGGCTGTCGCCATGACCGCGGATGATCCGGTGGCCGTGAACTATTTCAAGCGTATGCGCGAATTCGGCCAGCTGAACGGCGTCAGCTTTTCGCTTTATGGACCACAGTCGCGCGATGGATATGCGGCGATGGTGTTCGAGAAGCCGCCAGGGGAAATGCCCGAAGGGTTGATAACTTTGCTTCACGGCATAATGCAGGCCGCGCACGTCAAGATTTGCCAGATCACGGTGCATGGCGAGGAAGCAGTGGATCTCTCCGAGCGCGAGCTGGAGGTCCTGCACTGGATGTCGTTGGGCAAGAGTGCCGCCAATATTGCGACGATCCTCTCGATATCGCCAGACACTGTGAAGACCTATGTGAAGCGCCTCTACGAGAAGCTCGGCGTGGGCGACAAGGTCGCCGCAACGGTCAAGGGACTAAGGCTCGGCCTGATCCACTTCTAG
- the rodA gene encoding rod shape-determining protein RodA encodes MSGIVPQPIARQPWQMLFPLFGLIGFGALVLTSAAAGNFDLYAKSHLVRFVVLFAMAVVISRLSKPLVSFFTYPAYLVILLLLMAVEIVGQVGGGSQRWLEVGPIRLQPSELMKPAVVVALAHYYGSLPVGMIPNWRALLPAGGIILAPMAFVLLQPDLGTSLAIAFGGGVVMFLAGLPIRWFIFAGIAGLAAIPLAFFFALQPYQQDRVTTFLDPESDPLGEGYQITQSKIAIGSGGIFGKGFNEGSQSHLNYLPEPHTDFVFATMAEEWGFVGGLFVLAAFAVILRWGLSVARAANDRFSKLLAAGMTATIFFYVAINLLMVMGFAPVVGIPLPFISHGGSSMMTNMICIGVLMMVHRWNRNAPRTGLIT; translated from the coding sequence ATGAGCGGGATCGTACCGCAGCCGATTGCGCGGCAGCCGTGGCAAATGCTCTTTCCGCTGTTCGGGCTCATCGGCTTCGGCGCACTCGTGCTGACCTCCGCAGCGGCCGGCAATTTCGATCTCTACGCGAAATCCCACCTGGTCCGCTTTGTCGTGCTCTTCGCCATGGCGGTGGTGATCTCGCGCCTGTCCAAGCCTCTGGTCAGCTTCTTCACCTATCCGGCCTACCTCGTGATCCTGCTGTTGCTGATGGCGGTGGAGATCGTCGGGCAAGTCGGCGGTGGTAGCCAGCGCTGGCTTGAAGTCGGCCCGATCCGTCTCCAGCCATCCGAGCTCATGAAACCTGCCGTCGTGGTGGCGCTTGCCCATTACTACGGCTCGCTCCCGGTAGGCATGATCCCGAACTGGCGCGCATTGCTGCCGGCGGGCGGGATTATCCTTGCGCCGATGGCCTTCGTACTCTTGCAGCCGGACCTGGGCACCTCGCTGGCGATCGCCTTCGGCGGCGGCGTCGTGATGTTCTTGGCCGGATTGCCGATCAGGTGGTTCATATTTGCCGGAATAGCGGGCCTTGCGGCCATACCCCTGGCCTTTTTCTTCGCGCTTCAGCCCTATCAGCAGGATCGTGTGACGACATTCCTCGATCCCGAAAGCGATCCGCTCGGCGAAGGCTACCAGATCACGCAATCCAAGATCGCGATCGGATCGGGGGGAATATTCGGCAAGGGTTTCAACGAGGGTTCGCAGAGCCATCTCAATTACTTGCCCGAACCGCATACCGACTTCGTGTTCGCCACCATGGCAGAGGAATGGGGATTCGTCGGCGGCCTTTTCGTTCTTGCCGCATTCGCGGTGATCCTGCGTTGGGGCCTGTCGGTCGCCCGCGCTGCGAATGACCGCTTCTCAAAGCTGCTCGCGGCCGGGATGACCGCGACGATTTTCTTTTACGTCGCGATCAACCTCTTGATGGTGATGGGTTTCGCTCCTGTGGTGGGCATTCCGCTGCCCTTCATCAGCCACGGCGGCAGTTCGATGATGACCAACATGATCTGCATCGGCGTGCTGATGATGGTGCACCGCTGGAACCGCAACGCACCGCGGACGGGACTGATAACCTAG
- a CDS encoding phage holin family protein, translating into MVDSETQDRADYEGPLDLPDDYDPEEDGEGQHGPSLTDDLFALLEDGKTYAEAEVAYQKSRAGFTANRLKGAIAFGLGAFGVLHLALISFTVGAVIALMPLLGPWGATGVVTLALIIAGVVLLMLLKGRIDDIRDAFTDGNNE; encoded by the coding sequence ATGGTAGATAGTGAAACACAGGATCGGGCGGACTACGAAGGTCCGCTCGACCTGCCCGACGATTACGATCCGGAAGAGGATGGCGAGGGACAGCACGGTCCTTCGCTTACCGACGACCTGTTCGCTCTTCTCGAAGACGGGAAGACTTACGCCGAGGCGGAAGTCGCCTACCAAAAGAGCCGCGCCGGCTTCACGGCCAATCGCCTTAAGGGCGCCATTGCTTTCGGGCTTGGCGCCTTTGGCGTGCTCCACCTAGCCCTGATCTCCTTCACCGTCGGTGCCGTCATCGCGCTCATGCCCTTGCTCGGCCCGTGGGGCGCAACGGGAGTGGTAACGTTGGCCCTGATAATTGCCGGAGTGGTCCTGCTCATGTTGCTCAAGGGCCGCATCGACGACATCCGCGATGCTTTCACGGACGGCAACAATGAGTGA
- the mreC gene encoding rod shape-determining protein MreC, translating to MAPSGQRRSSYSKRAQYNLFTGYILAGIGALLGAILLGLSFFQPTLFGGPRGAAQDAASPATETVAAARTGSKGLWDSISGYYRAGSKNAELRREMELARIRLQEAEAIRQENLRLKGLLDLQDKDRTPVAVARLIGSSSTSTRRFAYLGAGSDDGVTVGMPVRSPRGVVGRILETGGSSSRVLLLTDSESVLPVRRAGDEIVAFAEGRGDSLLRIKLINLGINPLRPGDMFVTSGAGGYYPPGIAVAIVTELTDDGGLARIVSDPAATDFVAIEPIFEPEAAQGATTPIEEELGD from the coding sequence ATGGCGCCGAGTGGCCAGCGGCGCTCCAGCTATTCCAAGCGGGCGCAGTACAATCTGTTCACCGGCTATATCCTTGCCGGGATCGGCGCCCTGCTGGGCGCCATCCTGCTTGGGTTGTCCTTTTTCCAGCCAACGCTGTTCGGAGGTCCGAGAGGCGCGGCGCAGGATGCCGCCTCACCAGCGACAGAAACCGTCGCGGCGGCGCGAACCGGATCGAAGGGCCTGTGGGACTCGATCAGCGGCTACTACCGGGCCGGCTCCAAGAATGCCGAACTGCGCCGCGAGATGGAACTGGCGCGAATCCGCCTGCAAGAAGCCGAGGCCATTCGTCAGGAAAATCTTCGGCTGAAGGGCTTGCTGGACCTGCAGGACAAGGATCGCACGCCCGTTGCAGTTGCCCGCCTAATCGGCTCCTCTTCCACAAGCACGCGCCGGTTCGCCTACCTCGGCGCAGGTTCGGATGACGGTGTCACTGTCGGCATGCCCGTTCGCAGCCCGCGCGGCGTGGTCGGGCGCATCCTCGAAACCGGCGGCAGTTCCTCGCGCGTACTCCTGCTGACAGACAGCGAAAGCGTGCTTCCGGTCCGCAGGGCTGGCGACGAGATCGTCGCCTTTGCCGAAGGACGCGGTGACAGCCTGCTCAGGATCAAGCTCATCAATCTCGGGATCAACCCGCTCAGGCCCGGCGATATGTTCGTCACCAGCGGCGCGGGTGGATATTACCCGCCCGGTATTGCCGTGGCGATCGTGACGGAGCTTACCGATGACGGCGGCCTTGCCCGCATCGTCAGCGATCCTGCCGCGACCGACTTCGTTGCCATCGAACCGATCTTCGAACCCGAGGCAGCCCAAGGGGCCACCACGCCGATCGAAGAAGAGCTGGGCGACTGA
- the mrdA gene encoding penicillin-binding protein 2, which translates to MGIFGRRKIGAKPRELVSQTTLENAFNRRTFVIGGAMGGIGTILATRMAYIAIAENERWVLESESNRVNLSLIPPRRGWILDRNGAPLASNRADFRVDVIPDRMNDPEQTLSALADILDLPDTTVADISKRIDDARGFQPVEIAVGLNYDQFAAISVRLPDLPGVVPQRGFSRFYPTGPSVGHLLGYVGPASAEEYEERPDPILITPGYKIGKDALERQFEQDLQGKPGARRVEVTASGRIVRDLETREDVQGEPVRLTIDGPLQDYAARRIGLESGSCVVLDCETGDVLCMSSMPSFDPNSFSQGIGRVEYAMLRDDERVPLRNKVLKGLYPPGSTVKPMHCMAFLDAGVRPDEAIMCNGGRRIGNRFFNCWSNHGRVDMAKAIYQSCDSYFYHFAQQVGFEKVAEWAHKMGLGEEFDLPVTSQFYGTVPSPEWKLRRRDSEWQPYDTVNSSIGQGYYLVNPLQLAVMSARLATGDRVMPRLRLTEDKPKFEHFAFSDAEIGYVRQAMSDVVNGPGTAGRARLPFDDIKMAGKTGTAQVVSLSISNGKTGPWKYRDHGLFVFFAPFDKPKYAGAVVIEHGGGSGSAYPIARDVMTYLFDPAKGMEALRALEEQWGGTAQQRLDSKYRAYAAAAGASVPPVPTRDEDIFDQVEAEARIAARPDKELAEGTNRRREDDETSSQISRAPPSAQTPERQAGAAAANEAAQDSGQ; encoded by the coding sequence ATGGGTATCTTCGGACGTCGCAAGATCGGCGCGAAGCCGCGCGAGCTGGTGAGCCAGACCACGCTCGAGAACGCCTTCAACCGGCGTACTTTCGTGATCGGCGGGGCGATGGGCGGAATCGGTACCATCCTCGCCACCCGCATGGCTTATATCGCCATTGCCGAGAACGAGCGCTGGGTGCTCGAATCCGAGAGTAACCGTGTAAACCTCTCGCTCATTCCCCCGCGCCGGGGCTGGATTCTCGACCGCAACGGCGCCCCGCTCGCCTCCAACCGCGCCGACTTCCGTGTCGACGTCATCCCCGACCGGATGAATGATCCGGAGCAGACGCTCTCGGCTCTCGCCGACATTCTCGACCTGCCCGATACGACCGTGGCCGACATCAGCAAGCGCATCGATGACGCGCGCGGTTTCCAGCCTGTCGAGATCGCGGTCGGCCTGAATTACGATCAGTTCGCGGCCATCAGCGTGCGCCTTCCGGACCTGCCCGGCGTCGTGCCGCAAAGAGGCTTCTCGCGCTTCTATCCCACCGGGCCGAGCGTCGGGCATTTGCTGGGATACGTCGGACCGGCATCGGCAGAGGAATACGAGGAGCGCCCCGACCCGATCCTGATCACGCCCGGCTACAAGATCGGCAAGGACGCGCTCGAGCGACAGTTCGAGCAGGACCTCCAGGGCAAGCCCGGTGCAAGGCGCGTCGAGGTAACCGCCTCGGGCCGCATCGTCCGCGATCTCGAGACCCGCGAGGACGTCCAGGGCGAACCGGTCCGCCTCACGATCGATGGCCCCCTGCAAGATTATGCCGCCCGTCGCATCGGTCTCGAAAGCGGGTCATGCGTGGTGCTCGATTGCGAAACGGGTGACGTGCTGTGCATGTCCTCGATGCCGAGCTTCGACCCGAACAGCTTTTCTCAAGGCATCGGCCGCGTCGAGTATGCGATGCTGCGCGACGATGAACGCGTGCCGCTGCGCAACAAGGTCCTGAAGGGGCTTTATCCGCCCGGCTCAACCGTCAAGCCGATGCATTGCATGGCGTTCCTCGATGCGGGTGTGCGACCCGACGAGGCGATCATGTGCAATGGCGGGCGCCGGATCGGCAATCGCTTCTTCAATTGCTGGAGCAACCACGGCCGCGTCGACATGGCGAAGGCGATTTACCAGAGCTGCGATAGCTATTTCTATCATTTCGCCCAGCAGGTCGGCTTCGAGAAAGTCGCCGAGTGGGCTCACAAGATGGGATTGGGTGAAGAGTTCGATCTGCCCGTGACCAGCCAGTTTTACGGCACCGTCCCCTCACCCGAATGGAAACTACGCCGGCGCGACAGCGAGTGGCAGCCCTATGACACGGTCAACTCGTCGATCGGCCAAGGGTATTATCTCGTCAATCCGCTTCAGCTGGCAGTTATGAGCGCAAGGCTCGCGACGGGCGACAGGGTCATGCCGCGACTGAGACTGACCGAAGACAAGCCAAAGTTCGAGCATTTCGCCTTCAGTGACGCGGAAATCGGATACGTTCGGCAGGCCATGAGTGATGTGGTCAACGGCCCGGGTACCGCAGGCCGTGCGCGGCTGCCTTTCGATGATATCAAGATGGCCGGCAAGACCGGTACCGCACAGGTCGTTTCGCTCAGCATCTCAAACGGCAAGACCGGCCCGTGGAAGTATCGCGACCACGGCTTGTTCGTGTTCTTCGCCCCCTTCGACAAGCCCAAGTATGCGGGCGCGGTCGTTATCGAGCACGGCGGCGGGTCGGGCTCTGCCTATCCGATCGCCCGCGATGTGATGACCTACCTGTTCGATCCGGCGAAGGGCATGGAAGCCCTGCGTGCCCTGGAAGAACAGTGGGGCGGTACGGCACAGCAACGCCTCGATTCCAAGTACCGTGCCTATGCAGCCGCGGCCGGCGCTTCGGTTCCACCGGTCCCGACACGCGACGAGGACATCTTCGACCAGGTCGAGGCGGAAGCCAGGATTGCAGCACGGCCCGACAAGGAACTGGCCGAAGGCACCAACCGGCGACGCGAGGATGACGAGACGAGCAGCCAGATAAGCCGCGCTCCGCCCTCCGCCCAAACTCCGGAGCGCCAGGCTGGAGCCGCAGCCGCAAACGAGGCAGCGCAGGATTCCGGCCAATGA